One Corvus moneduloides isolate bCorMon1 chromosome Z, bCorMon1.pri, whole genome shotgun sequence genomic window carries:
- the PDCD1LG2 gene encoding programmed cell death 1 ligand 2 isoform X2, whose protein sequence is MFQILTVLLLETQLSRVSGRASLLHSELKLGRAILQITNVKVTDAGSYLCLIDYQGVDYKYIALEVKAPYKRINTQVMRIPSEDKFVFMCQSEGFPLAEVFWQNENFNLSGSANTTYTLTADGLYNVTSILTFKPNMSENYTCVFWNKELNAETSAHVSTSALMSTQYSGKKLLISFIIPTSVIVAVLLCALIIFQKRKTFKNGQAKKGDDFNSQTEALYLSTVTASRDSGTVGL, encoded by the exons ATGTTCCAGATCCTCACAGTGCTGTTGCTGGAAACACAGCTCTCCAGGGTTTCAG GAAGAGCATCACTTCTGCACAGTGAACTGAAGCTGGGACGAGCCATCCTTCAGATCACCAATGTGAAGGTCACAGATGCAGGATCATACCTTTGTCTCATTGACTACCAGGGCGTGGACTATAAGTACATTGCTTTGGAAGTAAAAG CACCTTACAAGAGAATAAACACTCAAGTAATGAGAATACCAAGTGAAGACAAGTTTGTTTTTATGTGCCAGTCAGAAGGCTTTCCTCTGGCAGAGGTTTTCTGGCAAAATGAGAATTTCAATCTTAGTGGATCTGCCAATACCACCTATACACTGACTGCAGATGGCCTCTACAATGTCACCAGCATCCTGACATTCAAACCAAATATGAGTGAGAACTACACCTGTGTCTTCTGGAATAAAGAACTGAATGCAGAAACTTCAGCTCACGTTTCCACTTCAG CTTTAATGAGTACACAGTATAGTGGAAAAAAACTCCTGATCTCATTTATCATCCCCACAAGTGTGATTGTAGCTGTCCTTCTCTGTGCACTAATaatatttcagaagagaaaaacattcaaGAATGGGCAAGCCAAAAAAG gcGATGATTTTAACTCTCAGACTGAGGCTTTATACTTGTCAACTGTCACAGCTTCAAGAGACAGTGGGACTGTGGGTCTGTGA
- the PDCD1LG2 gene encoding programmed cell death 1 ligand 2 isoform X1, whose protein sequence is MFQILTVLLLETQLSRVSALFTVEVPQQLYTAEYGSNVTMECRFPVNGSIDLGLLTVVWEQKRQGWLKSKEVYTFRNGKAFPPSQHPDYIGRASLLHSELKLGRAILQITNVKVTDAGSYLCLIDYQGVDYKYIALEVKAPYKRINTQVMRIPSEDKFVFMCQSEGFPLAEVFWQNENFNLSGSANTTYTLTADGLYNVTSILTFKPNMSENYTCVFWNKELNAETSAHVSTSALMSTQYSGKKLLISFIIPTSVIVAVLLCALIIFQKRKTFKNGQAKKGDDFNSQTEALYLSTVTASRDSGTVGL, encoded by the exons ATGTTCCAGATCCTCACAGTGCTGTTGCTGGAAACACAGCTCTCCAGGGTTTCAG CTTTATTTACAGTTGAAGTTCCTCAACAGCTCTACACTGCAGAGTATGGGAGCAATGTGACCATGGAATGCAGATTCCCTGTGAATGGCTCAATAGATCTAGGACTCCTGACTGTTGTTTGGGAGCAGAAAAGGCAGGGCTGGTTGAAATCAAAAGAGGTGTACACATTCCGCAATGGGAAGGCATTCCCTCCATCCCAACATCCTGATTACATAGGAAGAGCATCACTTCTGCACAGTGAACTGAAGCTGGGACGAGCCATCCTTCAGATCACCAATGTGAAGGTCACAGATGCAGGATCATACCTTTGTCTCATTGACTACCAGGGCGTGGACTATAAGTACATTGCTTTGGAAGTAAAAG CACCTTACAAGAGAATAAACACTCAAGTAATGAGAATACCAAGTGAAGACAAGTTTGTTTTTATGTGCCAGTCAGAAGGCTTTCCTCTGGCAGAGGTTTTCTGGCAAAATGAGAATTTCAATCTTAGTGGATCTGCCAATACCACCTATACACTGACTGCAGATGGCCTCTACAATGTCACCAGCATCCTGACATTCAAACCAAATATGAGTGAGAACTACACCTGTGTCTTCTGGAATAAAGAACTGAATGCAGAAACTTCAGCTCACGTTTCCACTTCAG CTTTAATGAGTACACAGTATAGTGGAAAAAAACTCCTGATCTCATTTATCATCCCCACAAGTGTGATTGTAGCTGTCCTTCTCTGTGCACTAATaatatttcagaagagaaaaacattcaaGAATGGGCAAGCCAAAAAAG gcGATGATTTTAACTCTCAGACTGAGGCTTTATACTTGTCAACTGTCACAGCTTCAAGAGACAGTGGGACTGTGGGTCTGTGA